Part of the Babylonia areolata isolate BAREFJ2019XMU chromosome 4, ASM4173473v1, whole genome shotgun sequence genome, gggcggtatacgaatcgttcgcgattacacgctgttcgcaattataCCTACCCTGCGCTTACATTTGTATGACAATAGTAATTAGTCTGATCCAACCCAGTACGCTTTACTTTAAAGCCTGCTGCGTATCAACCTAAAAGTTTATATtagttttctttgctttcttttaatTTCAATCACGTTAATTAGATTTTGATTAAATGTGCCTTTTTCCCAAGAATTTGATTCGTTTTGTgcattattttcatttcctttcttttctttccatgttaacatttattgtatttcattcgAAGGATTCTGAATCCATCACATGTCTCCTCGAGGAGAGGacactggtggtggtgaaaacaacgtggggtcttttacgttgTATTTCATGCTGGTTTGCAATAAAacaagaactcacacacacacacacacacacacacacacacacacacacaaacgcgcgcgcgctcgcgcgtagcaatcaatttctttttttttttaatcatctgcaCAAAGGTAAAGATGACAAAACTTCACAGGaaaaagacatacaaacaaaagcaGAGTGACAAAACATTCAGAAACTATGTTTCAAGTACATACGCAGGCAACAAAGTACAAAAGACCGAAAAGCCACAACAAAAATATACAACAAACAAGAGTCACATCAGTGAACGACTCAACACCAGACGTTACCccaaaaggacacacaaacacactttccaCTCACCGGAACACGTGGGAACACTGGTGCTTCAGGTTGCGGATACCACCGGAAACGTAGATGCGGCCACTGAGCGTACAGGAAGCGTGGTCTGCGCGTGCGTGGGGCAAGGGAGCCACTTCCGTCCAGCGGTCAGCCACTGAGTCCGTCACCTAGTGATATTTCGTCTCTCCgtctgaaaaataaaatgtaaGCAAATAAGACTCATATCCTGCTGTATTCGCTTTCCATAAAAAACGGGGAGACGAGTCAAAAATCAGTCTTGaatttattaaaaaatttttttttaacagaaacgaATCAGCGCACGGCAATGATACCAACACACAAGCTTCGTGTACGACGTAATTACGCCCCCTTTCAGGCTTGTGAGGACATGGTAAGCTAGCGATGGTTGaaactggagaagaagaaaaaattatgaATGATGTTTGGGTACTTTTTCAAATCAAAATTCCTTATTTCACTTATTTGGTAGAGAGAAAGTTATTGGGAAGTTAGGGTGAAGATGGGGGTGTATCCATGCCTCCATCGTTAAACGTAACACCCATGCAACAATATTTCAAGTACTGACAAATTTGAAGGTAGtactttattaattttttttttaagaaagaaaaaaaagtcagcagcGAACCCAAACACCGTTGTTTTCTTTGCGACACTTCTGACAAtgacagggttttttgtttgttttttttttttttgtttttttttttttttgttttgctttttttgtttttgttttgtataatgAATCAACCCcgacaatgaaaataaaaaagtgaAATGAGATAGCTGGTCATTAACATAATAATCAATATCgatgtcttttctctttttttttttttttttttttttttggtatacgACTGACAACATTTCGTAGTTTTCTTTAGGATATTATCCGCCTTTGATACACCTCACTTTTTTAAAACGTTAATTCTATGTGCTAATAAAGTGTCTTTATCCTCAACAGCAGAAATGCTCACTTATTACTTCTCATTGTGGCGTTCATCTTGCTTTTGAACTCACAATGATACCTGTCATCTTCTTTTCCAGATATTGTCAAAGTTCtctgttattcttttttctttttgtgatgattttgtgcCATATTCGTTTAGGGGATAAGATAACATCCAGTTCTGTAATACACCTGTTTTGGATTTTCAGTTTCGATCTTTGttggtcttttcttcttttttttcttttttttttctccgctaCTGCTGAATGATAGAATATGCGCTCTTATTTCAGTACGAAGAATATCATTTAGTTATGATTTAATTTCTTGAATGGTGCGTGCAtaagtgcacacacgcacacacacacacacacacacacacacacacacacacacacacacacacacacgtgtctgtgtgtgtttgtgtgtgtgtgtgtgtgtgtgtgtgtgtgagagagagagagagagagagagagagagaacaacagaaacagaaacggagagacagagaaagagacagacacagagcgtcagagagactgagagagaattgTTTAACTGTAGCCCATTTTAACAGAACAAGTGGGGGAACATGCAGACTGTGCAACAAGCGAGAGAAACGGAAATGAGGCGAGTGAGCGATCATCAGTGCACATCCATCCCTCACACCTCCACACGGGGGCCATTGCGCACGGCTGTCCACAGCCTTGTTCCCGTTCTCAGCGACTGGTTACCGGCACACGTGCACCCTGGCGCTTCTTTGATCACAAATATTCGTTTGTGGCGAGTGCCTTTAGCAActgtgtgtttcgttgttgtttttcgtgtgtgtgtgtgtgttgtgtgtgtgtgtgttctcttaaaAGGTGAGACTGGTGCAGAtgaactgtgtttgtttgtgtgtgtgtgtgtgtgtgtgtgtgtgtatgttcgtatgCGTGTGGAGTGCATAACAGTGTatgcacacgtgcgcgtgcatacTTCAAAGGATGTGTTTTCTGTTGCAGTGGTTGCATGAATGTTTTCAATtctttgggggggtttgtttttttgtaatgcaGCGTGAACTGGTGTGCACTCGGTCGCGTGCTGTTGTTCACGTGCTGTCGCTGGTGAATGCAGTGTCGTGGTGTAATCTTTcccagttggttttttttcatgcattgatTAGGTATCTGTCCAATCGCTGGACTTTAGttgattagttgttgttgttgttgttgttgttgttgcactcaTTATGTTGTACATTTGCTCATTTTGTACATGTTTGCTCATGTttacgtgcacgtgtgtgaaaGTCAGATCTGAATACCTACTTAGACCAAAGTTCTTGAAGTGCTCAACACATTTTCCAAGTTAAAATCAGTCTGCTTATTGATGAGTCTGTGACGTATTGTTGTTCTTTTAACAGCTTTCTACTACAGAAACACAGGAACTTTCACAAACTCAACTCCTAAAAAATCCGTTAGTGACATGAGTGTAACTCTAGCATGgttaaccacccacccccaactcacccccaCTTCTCGTCTTCTTGATTCCTGGAGCAGAGAAATTGCTAAATCCTGGCAATAGATTTGCAGGCGATGGAGGAAATTATCCCAAGGGGATGAAAACTGACATCCAAAACCATGTCAATGGTCAACAGGGTGGAAGCTGTCAGCGTTGATACTTCCACGAAAGGAAACAAGTGACAGGAGATCCAGGGATTCAGCCTGCACGTGAAACACCTTGAGCGAGAGAGGCACTGGACTCTTCACGACTCTGTGACACATACTGCAAAAATACTGTGCATGGGCAACATCACATTCCCCATACAACACTCCTGACCACACAAGTCATTCGATTACGTCTGTTATGTTTTACAGAAAGGGTGGAGTGATTTGTAAAGTACGACTTTGATCGGAGAGACTTCcgctcgtttaaaaaaaaaaaaaaaaaaaaaaaaaaaaaatatatatatatatatatatatatatatatatatatatacatacatatatacatatatatattttttccccccttcaatgTTCCCTTGGGGGTACGAGACGTTATCGTGcttgctttaaaaagaaaaaaagaaaaaaagaaaaaagacacaacgacaacgacaacaacaacaaaaaaagacaaaagataaaaAGGTAATGGAAGCTAAAGACGTAACTCTGCTTTTCATAACGCGAACGTAAAACGAAGCAAATACATCCTATAAGGTTCGTAGAACCTGTGAGCAGAAACCCGGTGTTcgccttctcctccccaccccctcccaacacacacacccgcctcctcctccttcttcttcttctgctgcatcttcttctgcgtcttctttttcttcttcgccaTAACGGCAGTTTTTGTGTTAAGAATTCCACTGTATAAAAGAAGCAACCAAAGCGAGCCTTGCGGTTGGCCTGGAAACTCTTCGTCCTTCTTAGTTCACAAGAACAAAGCTTAGAAAACAGGAGACAAAAAAACAAGGGACGATTAAGTATCTCTTGTGTATCAAATCGGCTTGCACTGCCCCACTGCCAATGAGGAATGCTGATCAGAGCCGCTGGTGGCATTTTCGCTTccttaaaaaaacatttttttccttaCTGGAAGCGGTCTTATCGTTTAGAAAGTTTATCAAGGTTGCACGCTTAAAAAATATCTACGGTGTGCAAAGaaaggtgggttgttgttttttttagtggctggttggccttttttttcttttttctttttaccttgacGTAAAAAACGCGTGTGGGAATGACCATGTGCCGGGTATTAAGGAAGATCGAAATGGTTGAgggtaaaacagaaaaaagtgctCAAGCGTGGTGTGTGTAACAAAGCATCAAAGCTGCGGTTGATCATTTACATCCCTTGAcgttgtggggggaagggggggaggggggggaaggggggtgaatggggggacttggggtgtgtgtgtgtgtgggggggggggggtggcagggggggaatgggggggggacttgggtgtgtgtgtgtgtgtgtgtgtgtgtgtgtgtgtgtgtgtgttcgcgtgcgcacAAGCGCGAGTATATTAGTGTTTGTGAAGGTTTCAAAAAAACAATTGACAGGCAATGTGATTACGCGCCCGGAAATGTGTGAATACAGATTTGTCTGTAATTTCAGTGGCTGTCATGTCGCCATTTGGCCCCATgtgactcatctctctctctctctctctctctctctctctctctcctaaaacaATAgacggggggaaaagaaaaacaaccccaaaacaaaacataccgGTGAAGTTCAACggacaacaaaaacatacccgaGGGCTCTCAAGCAAACAATTACCAAACGCTCAGATTTTCCCTTTAGCACCGTTCATGGTATGCTAGCCTTCCACTGCATAATTGAAACGCTTTCCCAGGGTGGGGGGACCCCGTGTGCCTGATTGTGCCTGCCTCTTGCACAGGCATAAAGTGAGACGACGTGATGACAGAGGCATCTGTTGACTTCAAGCCTGTTGGCAGGCGTTCCGAAACTCTTCAACgatcccgctccccccctccccccccccctctctctctctctctatcaacacccccaccccctgcccttccTCCCTCTACGTATGAATGAAACCAGTGAGTCAGATCACAGGCTCGCAACAATTGGGAAGAAAATCTCATTATTTGCCCGGGCGAAGCCAGGACAAGGTCTTGATGAATCATTTTCCACAATTGGATTAGATCTCGTAACTGTTGTCTCCTCACTGTTTGCGCCAACACAGGCAAGAATCCGATGacgcattttttttgtgtgtgtgccggcggggcaggggtgtgtgtgtcttttgagtGGCCTGATGATGAATGTTTAATGCCCTGTTGCTGCGATTCCTGCCGTATCTGTGACGCCATGCTTGGTTGAGCTTCCGGGAAAAAAAAGATCCACGGCTTTCGATTGGTTCAGCACCGCTGAGGATCGCAGCCCACATTGCCGGAGGAGGATTGATGGGTTTTCTATCGCCGCTCTTTCTTCACGCTTCTTTCAGCGTCTCTAGACTGCTGTGGAAAGGTGTCCTTGTGGCTGGTAGAGCGTTCTGTAACTGAAGGAAGGGACCTCcacagatttatgtgtgtgtggggtgggggaggaggggggtgcggggggtgaagggagaagggggagttcTGCTTCCACAGAATGGTGTGGAAAGGTGTCCTGTCTCTTTGGAAAGATGTCCTTGGGGTTGGTAGAGCGTTCTGTTACTGAAGGGAGGGACTTCCACTGAtttatgttgggggtgggggcttagtTTAGCTTCCATCCATTGGTGTGGACAGGTGTCCTGTCTCTGCTGATTGCTGAAGAAAGGTGTTCTTATGGGCAGAGCAGAAGAGAATGGAACTGAAGGTTCGAACCTTGAAAAATAATTGATCAATGATACGAGAAAGTGAGGGGGacgacagagaaagtgagagaaagagtcttgggtgtgtgtggatgagacagaaactgacggacaaacaaatgcacaaaaaattgccggtaaaataaaatttcctgAGTTTAGGGCGCGTCTTGACCAAACTACACTAGTGAAACAATAAGAATATAGCTCCCCACTTAGAACAGACCTTGCTGTGGCGCTACGATCGACAGGATCCGACACAACACGGCAGGGATACGACGCGAAATGACGCGATACTAATACCATAGGACATGTCTGTGGACAATAAAATGGTCCAGGGCGAGTCTGTTTGAATGCGCCTTTCATCCCATAATATAGATCCGGAGTGCTGCTTCGTGATTCGTCGTGTTCGTTTGAGTGGGCGGGCCCGTGTCTGTCGAATTAATTTAGCGTGCTTATAGCACCTAACGACCCAAACAAATGGGAAGGGAAATATGGGGATTCGAAACGAAATCCTTATAAAAGCATAACAATGTCACCATTTAGTCTGATCTCGGTAGTTAATACTAATCACGTCATTTTGTTACGACTAATCACGTCATTTATCGGTAACTCTGACGTCACTCACCCATGACATAAACGATTCCATCCAGCGCCTCCACAGCAAAGAGGCACCTGGCGAGTTTGAGCGGTTTGGCTTCCGACCATTGGTTGAGTCGTGGGGTCGAATTTCCAAACGCCCGCCATGAAGTTGCCATGGTTCCATGCAGTCTTTCCCGCCCATCAGGTACAGGCAGTTGCTGTGCATCACGGGCCGGTAACCCACGAGGTCTTTGATCTTGGCAAAAACAATACATCACATGATATTATattgccttcgtgtgtgtgtgtgtgagagagagagagggggagagggcgtgggtgttgtgctgtgtacacaAATATGCGTCATATCAAAACGTATgcacacagaggcagacggaGGGAGCGAAGGAGGAGGTTGCATGGGGAGATAAAGAAAGTAAAAGGCACAACAGTAATAATGGTGAAGAACACAGACACGTGAGAAGATATATTCATaacatctctccctcttcctccctcccgcccttccccccctcctacccccccccccacccccgccccccaggaccccgtccccctcctctctctccctcttccttcctctccccccccaagaccccccttcccccctctctctgtcacagacagactgatatatctcacacacatacacacacctaatttctctttctctcacctgctTACAttgatacactcacacactgacaggtACAAGCTGACATACATggcataataacaatgatgataataataagaagaagtaataacaatgataaataatgatgatatgatgataatacatattttacatacatacatacatacatacatacataaatagaaGAAGTccttataacaataataatgatgataataatacatacgtacatattacatacatatatacatgataaacaaaaacaacaacgcaataGCAATGGAAAACAGGAagacatcaccccctccctcacacaaccCCTACATACCTTATCAAAGTTGGTGTTCATTTTGGGGAAGTCTtgagaccccacccccaccccccctcacacacacaacccattccGACCTTGTTAAAATTGATGGTGTTCACCTTGGGGAACTGTCTGGAGGGAACAATGAGATCGATCATGAAGCAGTGCACCTTGGGGCTGCCCCGCGTGGCACGGTCAAAAATACGAACAGGAACTCGAACATCCCCAGCCCGGCAGAGGGCGCTGCAAACCGCGAGCGGCTGCATGCTCAGCGGCATGTCCGCCATGTCGAAATCCATGAACTCTGTGTAGGTGGTCGTAATACGGGGaaagttgtctgttttgttgttgttgttgtttcttttttttttttttttagatctgaTTCTTTATTACCATCGCTTTGTCGTGATTTTTTGGCTGCGTGGAATCAGTGGAGTAAAGCCtagtttattcgttttttttttttttagaaatgttgTTGGGATTGTACATTCGTCCCTGAGAAGGGaactctgaaaaaagaaaagaaaatacacgaAAGatcgttattactattatcattgttattattattattactatcatcatcattatcattattatcattattattattcaaagaaACTGTCATTGTTttaatctttctccctccccatctctatctgtttgtctgtctgtctatctgtttgtatttatatgtctatgtatctttctttttctccatttttaaaatatttttcttgacaaataAAATGTAAGCCTACGAATGTCATATCTGACCAACAGTTACAGTGTGTACAAGATGAAGAACAATGATCATTTTCATATCGAGACCATTACACAATGCAGTTCTGACTGATCTTCCTGTCTTTCGTTCACtagcaaaaaacaataataatttcttttctagatcagaaaaaaaaaatcgacacacCGCCTTTACCTCCTGGAAAATTAGTGTCGCACACACCGCAGCgctgtacacacagacatacagtaaaGCACTCTGCACACAGACTTACAGTAAAGCACTCTGCACACAGACTTACAGTaaaacagtatacacacacacttgcagtaaAAATGAACCCCTCTCACTGCAACCAGCAGTATTATTTCCCATCTCTGACATTAGCAGcttgaaaaaaagtttttatttccCATTTGAAAGAATCTGAGTTaactttccttcctttgttcataATGTTTGACGGCAACAGTAACAAAATGCCGCCTATGCCTGGAAAGGTTACG contains:
- the LOC143281670 gene encoding uncharacterized protein LOC143281670, with the translated sequence MQPLAVCSALCRAGDVRVPVRIFDRATRGSPKVHCFMIDLIVPSRQFPKIKDLVGYRPVMHSNCLYLMGGKDCMEPWQLHGGRLEIRPHDSTNGRKPNRSNSPGASLLWRRWMESFMSWTERRNITR